GTTATCACATAGAATTAACATATACATTCCGTACATGTGTGATTTAAGCGTTATGCAATCCGATAAATGTGACGTGGTGACATACAGAGTGTTCAAAGGCTCTGGCGCTGGCATCGGCCTCCCCTTTTGTTTAGCGTCGGTGGTACGGTCCAGTCCACCGCCGGGAAATCGGCAATATGGCGCTGCAGAGGTTTTCATCTTCATGTTGTCGCTCGTTTCTGCGCCAACCAACTTCACTTGCAGCGTCACTACAAGCAGGCTGGGTTGGGTGGCGTTTCGGAGGTGAGCCCAACACATTTCGAGTCATTTGTGGATGAGATTGGACACATCCCGGTGGCTCTGTGATCAGAGGTCACACATGCACttgcagtacttttttttttgtatttgtccaAATGTGCAGCGAGAAGGCATCTGCTGTCTGAGGATGTCGTCAGACTTGAAGATTTCCAGCGAAGGAAGCTGGCAGTGGCTCACCTTCTCACTGGAACAGATGGTGCAGTACACAAAAACAAGTGCACCGGTTTGAATTAGAAAACACTCGCACAGAGGCAAAAGTACTCATATTCTGATGATTCAACTCGTGTACATATTGTTCAATGAAATGCacttgaatacaaaaatgttgtttttatatatatatattttttgctgtcAATTACTCATGGGCTCAAATGCACAAAgccctttgttcacaaaaggtTTTTAAAACTTTCCTCATATTTTGGGCCAGTGACATTTCGCCTGTCAAACATGAACTCagccattgtttgtttgttattgtgaataaaagttcacagaatttttggggggaatattTCGTAAAGatcatgcaaatgtatttgacttcaaggttaaatacaactgaactgtacttaaagttaaaaaaaacaaaaactatatgAAAagtcaggggggaaaaaaaatcgtaCGTTAAACAATTAGTCTTTTGCGGACCACTAGAAGGAGTCAGCATACCACATTTTGACAATTGCTGCCGCACCGAAAGGGGTTTGGTCGTAGCCATTTTTTTCCGTGGTGTTCGCAGGGAATTTTATCGAATTGTTCGGCCGCCAGCTGCAGAGGAACAGCCTGATTTTGCGAGACGACCTCAAGCTGCTGCTCCACTTGTGTCAGTCTACGGAGGACATGAAGACGGCCCGAGACGCCATTTATAGGTACGGTACGTTTCGCGTAATATTCCGCAGGACTGCCGCTGAGGCCACGACATGGTGTGTTCCCAGGTACCATGCAGAAAACAGGAACGTGGCGCACGGGGAGTTCAAGTTTGGCCCCGTCTTCATGAGACTGTGCTACGAGCTGGGACTGGAGAAGATGGCCGCCGCTACGCTTACCGATAAGGTGCGTatcacaggtggcaaaagtgcTCGCacgctgtacttaagtagaagtgcaGATACGTGTGTAAGAAGACTGGAAAAAGTAGAAGTATAGTCAATATACAGTAGACTCCGCTATTCGCGGGGTAGTAAGGACCACAAATGGTCAAAATCCACGGATAAttggacatttattttattagtctttttttaaacccccccaaaattgttgaATATGAGGGGATAAACcaccaaaaataatttttggggttgcctccccctaaaaaaaaaaaaaaaaaatttgggaaaGAAATCTGAATCTGCGAGTGCTGGGGCTCCACTGtacaaacgtgtgtgtgtatatttatattatataatctAATATacggtcacaactgctcagtaagctgcagtaagaGTTATtgtttgttggtaaaatgtcaAAGTGAATTTTTACTCTCACTTACAGCCAATAGCGTTTTGATAATTTTGCACAGCAAAAAGAAGTCTTTACTGTGTATTGTTGACGTTTTGCCGTCACGAACAGGAAATGAGAGGTTTTTTCGGCGACCCCACTTCCTTCAACATCGCCATAGACATGTTATTCGTGAAAGGCTGTCATGAAGGTAAGTAAATCAATATGCACGGACCCTCCTCCTATCGACTGCTGGGTTTCAAAATGGCAAATGCTTTACAGATGCCCTGGAGGTGTTGTGGTCCATGAGGAGCCAAAGTGTGCCGTTCAACAAAGACACGCTGATGCTGGCGTCTGCTGTCTGCTATAAACTGGTAACTGCAAATGTATAAATTGTTTACAGTGCGttaaaaccaacaacaacaacaaaaaaccttcAGTCGTGGCCTGTGTAACAAATTTTGCTCTGACCCACCAGTCAGAGGTCAGAAAAATGTTGACATCATGTAGGGCCAGCGCTTTGGCCCCATGACGATGAAtataaaatctgattggtttaaaaaaaaagcaaaaacagtcCCGTTGCTCCAATGGAATTACACATTCCACCTTTTGCGAAGGCCCCGCCCATGTGCTGTTCtgtttatctttgtttttttgacatcaGAACTCGACCGAGTCGCACGCAATCTGCACGTCGCTCATCGAGGAGGCTCAGGTCAAAGGGCATTTTGTCCCCAGGCACGCTTACTGCTTTGCTGTGGCTTTAGCACTCAAACAGGTGAGTCTGGAATTATGCTTGAAAATGAGTATACAGTGAAACCCTTTTAATCGCAGCTGATGCGTTCAAGGTGAAAAtcccaaatataataataaaaaaaactacctgCAATATAATGGGGGACCATTATGAACCTTGATATAGCGTGTGCTCAGTGTAATTCTGATAACAATAACTCTTGTTTCTCCTTAGAATGACATTGAAAAGGCACAACTACTGTTTTCGCAAATCATGAGCACAGACAGTCGACTGTGCCAAAACCTAAAGGTGAGTCTGCTTCAAAATAAAGCGCGAAAGTTCACGTTATTCCCTGTTTAACactttttgcccccccccccctcaccacGTGAATTAGGTTTTGCTACTGGCGATGTCCGGAGAGACACAAGAGGCCGTTACGATCCTTTTTTCTGCGGCCAAACTCTCGAAAGGCCCGTCCTTTGTCAGGAAGCCGGAATTTTCTCAAGAGGTGGTAAGTGCGAAGAACTCGTCGCACATTTGATCCGCCGCCAGTCGAGCGTCCTCGACGTTTCCTTCATTCGCTCCCAGTTGGATCAGCTGCGCCTGCGGGCCGAGGGCGGCGAGCGAGCGGCCGAAGCCGAGCGGGTGCTTTCGCAGCTGGAGCGCGCCGGTCGGGTGACGCGGCGGACCCTGGACGACATGCTGTGCCACGCGCCCTCCCCCAAGAGGAGAGCGGCCCCCATCGTGGAGCAGAGGCGGACCAGCAGGAGGACCCTGAAGCCGCTTCACTCCACGCTGCTGTCGGAGTGACGTTCTCCGCTTAATGCTGGACATCAGCCACCTTGCTGTGTTGCATATTCAAAATATGGTGACTAGGAAAAAGAAATGTCCGAAAATATGGGCCCCTTGGTTGCGTATTATAATTAATATActgttcagctttttttttttttttttaggatgtaCAGTCAATGCAATAGTGTTCAACAAAATTGTGATGATTGCAATAATATGATAAAAATAATTTggtatacatttacattttagatTATTTTGATACATtataccagtgattctcaaagtgttaCTGGGACCACAGGTGGCAtgctggctccctctagtggtatatGAAAAAATAACTGCTTAGGTACAGttcagctgtatttaacttttatagtACATTCGAacttaatctttaagaactgttttttttccttagttaattttcaggtcaattCTTATTCAACTCGtgtaatttatttgtaattgtaacaTTATTCAAGAACAGGTTTTTTTCTAAGCTCTCTTTTAATGCTCAACCAGCAGAAGGATTCTGTTGCTTCCAGTCATTACATATACTATTTATGAATAAAACCCtctgtgttgttttttatgAATACTTTGGCTTACTACGTGACTGTAGTTTAATGTTGTTTAGTAGTCACAACAGTAGTACTTGGAAAGCGCAGTcgtttttttaggtggtacttagtGTAAAAATTGTGAGAACTACTAAATTGAGCTATTaaccaaaatgacaaaatagtgTCTGAAAATTTAATCAACGATCAGGCTGGTTAACAGGGCACAAATCCCGCCCACCTAACTTGATGTGTCAGTTTGAttggttgaaatgtaaatacatttgaagtaTTAATTTTACGACATGAATTAAGTGGCGTTTTtagttatttgattttattatcagtacgtttgttttaaaaaaacgaaacTGTTGCTTGTAAAACGTAAACAACGAGCACGACTTCTTCCCACAATGCCCCACGGTTGCAGCAACCAGGAAGTAGGAAACCGTAGTCTCCGCCGAAAGAACCATATCGGATGGTTCcgtgtcttttttattttattttatattatcatAATTATTGTGTCACTGTTGAGTCCTAACACAGTTTGCAGTATATTAAGAAGAGAACAGCGGTGACGTTGATGTTTTGGACATCTTTGGTCGACACTTATTAGCATTAGCTGCTAGCGGTAAGCTACTGTCGAACAAGAACAACCGCGACAGGTTCCATTTCGGCTCCACGGTACGGCTGGCGTCGGCGTCCGGAGCCGCCCCAACGCCACCGACAGCTTCGTCGTAGAAATCGAGCTTTGGGCTACTAGCTTTCTGCCAAGACCATGAGCTCCGAGGAGACCGCAGCGTCCAGCAAAGCCACCCCGCCGGAGGACGATGGCATGACCTGGTGGTACCGGTGGCTGTGTAAAATAGCCGGTGTGCTGGGAGGAATATGTAAGTCAATTGCTTttgaatttcatttatttatttcatttttttaaatatgtttttttaaatgtcgcTCCTGGAAGGCGTCAcgttatcgtggtggaggggtttgcgtgtcccaatgatcctaggagctaagttgtctggggcttcacgcccctggtagggtcacccatggcaaacaggtcctaggtgagggaccagacgaagcacggctaaaagacccctatgatgaaaactattaatggatctaggtttcccttgcctggacgcgggtcaccggggcccccgaTGGGAATCTGCACCCATgggggtcccccttcccgtgggctcaccacctgcgggaggggccaaaggggtcgggtgcagtgcgagctgggcggtggccgatccgatccccggctagagaagctggctctcgggacttggaacgtcacctctctggcaggcaAGGAGCCCGAGccggtgtgtgaggtcgagaagttccgactagatatagtcggacccgcctccacacacggcttgggcgctggtaccagtcctctcgagaggggttggactctcttccactctggagttgcccacggtgagaggcgccgagcaggtgcgggtatacttattgccccccggctcggcgcccgTACGTTGggattcaccccggtggacgagaggggagGCTCCCTCtcgacgggtcctgactgttgtttgtgcctatgcaccaaacagcagttcagagtacccaccctttttggagtccttggagggggtgctggagagtgctcccgctggggactctcTCGTTctactgggggacttcaatgctcacgtgggcaatgacagtgagacctggaagggcgtgattgggagcaACGGCCCCccagatcagaacccgagcggtgttctgttattggaccggggacgacccaggacacgccggcgtccctgctaaagctactgccccggtgacccgacctcagataagcggtagaagatggatggatggcattttttaaatggaacgCTTCCGAGTGACGTCACCATAAGTACCCGGATGGTCACGGTTGAGGCGTTTATTTACCTGCCTAGacgcaaaataaataaataaataaaagttttctGAGTTTTGTGCTTTAATTCAAAATGTCCATTCACGTACTGCACATTTTAATGTTGCTCACAGATTAAAATAGCGGcaggttgttgttttgttttatttctacaCGAAATAAACGTTTTAGTGAGTGGTTCGGCGTAGTCGGACAAAAAGATCAGCCGTCGCCCATTGTTTGGGCCCCGCCTGCGCGACTGCAGAGCCTGGTCGTcgtcaaaacaaaaagcaccaTCAGCAACACTTGACACCAGAGAGTGTTGCATATTCCATGAGCTTTGGACGGAAATAAGACACAACAAGAGCTGCTTGCTTGACCATTTCATCTGACACCACCCATGAAATCTAATACTGTACACACGCACGAGTGGGGAAATATATTAGCCTGTTTAATGACATTATTGTATTGCTCTTATCTGGATAGTTCCTGTGTTTTCTGCAGCGTGTGCCATCGCAGGGGTGTGGAACTGTGTCACTGTGAACCCTTTAAACATCGCCGCTGGAGTGTGGATGGTGTAAGTCGCCGACTTGGCACACATTGACTGATGAGAATGTGTTTTTACAGTTTAGTTTAACCTGTGAGTGCTCCCTAAGGGTGTTTTATGCCATTCAGTTTCAACCATTTTGGCTGTGTTGAATGAACATAGGTCTAATTTTctcaagaatattttttttcaatttgttaaaTCTGTGCCATAAATTAGCCCAGTGACACATTTGTTCCTAGCGACAAAAATTATTCCGTTGAAAATGCCGTGTTTCATCACACGTTTATGTTAACATAACTAATGGAATCCTTTcggtcaggggtgtcaaactcctttttcTCACAGGCCACGTCGTAGTTATGGCtttcctcggagggccgctacgactgtgaacccatataaatgaaagattaccacaTATATTctaactatatacagtatacacaacacattgatgaataaccagttttgaaatcagaagcctataaaaacatgtttttacctattacatttcttttgaaagggggattggtcccaaaaaaatgcttggcaatatctcaatggtattacaccagaacacaatgagcaattttgatttgctttcacgggccacataaaatgatggggcgggccggatctggcccccgggccaccagtttgctAGCAGATAATCGgcagaataatcgattctacCAAAGATTTGTTAGCTGGAGTCCTACAATGACTGAAGTTTCAAATGGATGATGAtggtgacgatgatgatgaaccGCCTCGTCCAGGTTGAACGCCTTCGTGTTGTTCCTGTGCGAGGTGCCCTTCTGCTGCCAGTTCATCGAGTTCGCCAACGCCGTGGCGGCCCGCGCCGATCGCTTCCGAGCCTGGCAGAAGTCCTTCTTCTACTGCGGGTGAGACATTGTCCACGCCGTCTTCATTACATCAAAAACACGTTGCGAAAATTAGTTCTGGAAGAATTCAAGGTGCCGCTGTACTGTGTAtgtggggggaaggggggggggcgatGTCCTGGACTTGCTGGCTGACTTGTGTTGGGCGCAGGATGGCGCTTTTTCCCATATTGTTGAGTTTCTCCTTCACCACGCTGTTCGGGAACGCCATCGCCTTCGCCACCGGGGTCCTGTACGGCCTGGCGTCTTTAGGCAAAAAGTAAGAGCGCTCAAAAAACTGTACTTTTTCTCTTTCAAAAGATGATTCTCACTGTCTTCCTGGCTGTCAAACATCCACTAACAAGCAGCAGACTCTCCTTTTATATGGACTAATTATCATTTGCTTCATCGAATATCCACTGACatgagtttttatttcatattttgttgtttgttaattcaagcttttgttttgttttcattgccgtcacaacattaggtacacttgatCTAATCTAATGAGAGGCGCAGCATCCCAAATTCTTCacaaagatgataatgctcaACAATATGTTTACAAATATGTTGCTGTAAAATTTGTGCTTACCAACTTTGCCAAAATATTACGAACAGGTCTCACCACTGCAATAACTGCATCCAATTGTTGTGTAGTATATATtagcatacatttatattgtatattgtaacCTACATTCTTTTAATTGATACAAAATTTAGAATTCTATTATCATCCTTTTCAAGGCAATGTCCTTAAAAAGGCTTACATTCTTAAATAGGAAGGCCTTCGTCGGTCTTAAAAAAATAGCACGAATAGGTCGAGCCCCTTGCAATTCCTTTCGAGATGTTTTTGGGTGTCCCTGCTCCGTTCACAAATTTTTGCTAAATGCGGTCAGGCTCGCTCCTTTATAACTACAGtattaacatttgaaaaagggTCCGGTTTTCTTTCTTGAACCACTATTTGGCTGCGGCATTATATTTCAAAGAACATCGCAAAAATATCAGCACTGTGTTCTGAATCACTagccactatatatatatatatatatatatatatatacatacatacacacacatatacacacgtacatacatatacagttaGGTGAATTGTCTTGGTCCACCATGTAAAAAGTAGCCTAAAAAGCAGCGCCAGTTCTTACCTCATGTTGTGGCGTCCTAACATTCCTAACGGGCGCCATTTTAAGCGTGGCTTTAACGAACCCCCCCCGCCCCGTCCCGATGCTAACCCGCTAACGGCCGCTCGCCTCTCAGGGGGGACGCGGTCACGTACGCCCGGCTGCAGCATCACAAGCAGGCCGACGAGGAGAGGATGAGCGGCGCCGCCGAGTGAGACCCCGCCGCCTTCTTCCCGTCCTCGTTCCTCAACGCTGTCGACGTTCTCCAGATGTCCtgcttaatttatttatttattctcttATGGGACTTCATGTAAGTTGTGTGAacgtgtgtatttaaaaaaatattccttttatggtttgcatttttgttttgttttgtttttgctgcttGCTTGTTGTGCGTGAAGCCTTGGACTCCAAACTAGGGCGTCCATTTTGTGATTGCTCCCTTCCAGGACCTTAACCGTCTTATTGATTGTATTATGTGCTTATATGACTTgagatttatttttggtttattcCCCCTTAAAAAAAGCCTGAGCCTTTGCCTTTCCTGATCCACAccttgaatgtattttttaa
The sequence above is a segment of the Phyllopteryx taeniolatus isolate TA_2022b chromosome 15, UOR_Ptae_1.2, whole genome shotgun sequence genome. Coding sequences within it:
- the cacfd1 gene encoding calcium channel flower homolog produces the protein MSSEETAASSKATPPEDDGMTWWYRWLCKIAGVLGGISCAIAGVWNCVTVNPLNIAAGVWMVLNAFVLFLCEVPFCCQFIEFANAVAARADRFRAWQKSFFYCGMALFPILLSFSFTTLFGNAIAFATGVLYGLASLGKKGDAVTYARLQHHKQADEERMSGAAE
- the ptcd2 gene encoding pentatricopeptide repeat-containing protein 2, mitochondrial, whose amino-acid sequence is MALQRFSSSCCRSFLRQPTSLAASLQAGWVGWRFGARRHLLSEDVVRLEDFQRRKLAVAHLLTGTDGNFIELFGRQLQRNSLILRDDLKLLLHLCQSTEDMKTARDAIYRYHAENRNVAHGEFKFGPVFMRLCYELGLEKMAAATLTDKEMRGFFGDPTSFNIAIDMLFVKGCHEDALEVLWSMRSQSVPFNKDTLMLASAVCYKLNSTESHAICTSLIEEAQVKGHFVPRHAYCFAVALALKQNDIEKAQLLFSQIMSTDSRLCQNLKVLLLAMSGETQEAVTILFSAAKLSKGPSFVRKPEFSQEVLDQLRLRAEGGERAAEAERVLSQLERAGRVTRRTLDDMLCHAPSPKRRAAPIVEQRRTSRRTLKPLHSTLLSE